The genomic stretch TTCATAGTGACAATTCATGAAATTATTGTATTAATTTTAGAAATTCCTGAATTAATACGGCGAGTTTTAAGCACATATCGGCGAATCTTCAAAAATCAACAACGATTGATTAACGAATACCCCTTTAAGAAAACAAAAAAAGCCCACCAACCTCCCATTAAGGATAAGGTTGATGGACTTTCATTTAAGCTCAACAATCAATGATCATGTGTATGAACTTCGGTTTCGATCTGCATGAAGAATTCGTTCACATCAAAGTTTCCGTAAAAGAAATCGAGTGCGAGATCTGGCATGACCCCTAAGATAAGAACCGATGCGGTACAGAATGCGAGCACGGCAGCCATTCCTCCTGGGATCGAAACCTTCGTTCCTTCACTGTCGCGGAAAAACATGATCGCAATGATGTTAAAGTAATACACGTACGATACGAGCGTGGTGGCCATCATTACAGCGGCCAGCCAATATTGTGGTTGTTCAAGTCCAAGTGCTCCCATAAAGATACCAAACTTACCTATAAATCCTGCCGTAATGGGAATTCCGGCAAGAGAGAGAATAAAGAACGTCATCGGAACTGCAAGCCACGGTGAGCGACGGAACAATCCACGGAAAATCCCGATATCATTGGAACCTTCTTGACTCGTTAACAGCTGAATGACAGTAAACGCACCAATGTTCATAAACAAGTAAGCCAAAAGATAGAACCAGATGAGTTCGAACAGCAATGACGAATTTGACACGAACGGCACTAAAATGTAACCCGCTTGTGCGATAGACGAATACGCAAACATTCTTTTAATGTTTCGTTGCCGAAGCGCCGTGACGTTACCAATGATCATGGTTGCTGCTGCTAATACCATCACATAGGGTTGAACTTGCAGGAGAATCGGTTCGCTATCAATGCCGGGAGCGGCGATAAAGCAGATGATGATCACCCGCAGCAAGATCACAAAGCCTGCTGTTTTCGACACGACACTCAAGAAAGCTGTAACCGGAACAGGCGCACCTTCATACACATCTGGCGCCCACATGTGTAATGGAGCTGCCGCGATCTTGAACGTTAGTCCAGCAAACGTGATAATGAACGCAAAGACGATGAGAAAGCTGTGCTCTAACAACTCAACGTTCCCCATATTTTCTGCAATCTTGAACAGATTCGTCTCTCCGGTCAACCCGAAAATGTAACTCATTCCAAAAAGTGTGATAGCGGTCGAGATCCCACCAGACACGATATACTTAAACGCTGATTCGTTGCTTCGTTTATTGCGCCTCTCGAGTCCTGCCATTACATAAGAAGAAAGAGAGAGAAGTTCAAGGCCCACAAACAATGTTATCAAGTCAGCACTCGACGCCATCATCATAGCTCCTAAGAGAGCTGCAAGGAGCAAGTAATAAAACTCTCCCCTGTTTTCCTCCAGATCTTCTTTTTTATAATGGGAAGAAAGAACGATTACTAATAGCGTTCCTAACAAAAGCAGAATCTTGAAAGCTTTTGAGAAGGAATCAAGTCTGTACGTATCATACAGAATGGAAGTGACTTCTATATCGAGCTGCATAAATATGGCGATGAGGGCAGCTAGAATACCTGCTCCAGCAAGCCAGGCTAGAGGCTTCCTGCTTGATTCTTTTTTCATAAAAAGGTCGATCACAGATAAAAGGGTCGCAACACCTAAAATAATAAATTCAGGAAGCATTACGCCCCAATGAAACGATAATAAAGTATCTAGATCCATGATTTAGCCCCCTAACCCTAGTAGAATGCTATCTAATGTTGGACGGAGCATATCACTTAACCATGCAGGATAGATGCCGATGAACAAAATCGCTGCAAGCAAGATAAACGCCGGAATACGTTCTGTTGAAGAAAGATCATATGCGTTCGATAGTTCTTTTTCAGTTCCAAAGGTGATCGCCAAGACCGCACGCAACACGTAGACCGCTGTTAAGATCAGCCCTAACGTTCCTATAGCTGCTAACACGGGCATCGTCTCAAACAACCCTAAAAACGCCATGAACTCGCTGATAAAACCAGACATTCCCGGTAGTCCTAATGATGCGAGTCCACCTGCGAGCAAAACACCTGCAAAGATCGGCATCCTTTTCGCGACTCCACCAAAATCTTTTAACTGTGATGAACCTCCTCGTTCGTAAAGAACACCTACTAAGAAGAACAATAGCGCCGAGATCAATCCGTGTGAAACGACTTGGAACACGGCACCCGTCATACCCGCTTCGTTTAATGCGGCGAGCCCGATCAGAACGATTCCCATATGCGAAACAGATGAATACGCTAAGACGCGTTTCATATCACGCTGTGTGAGTGCTAAGAACGCTCCGTAAAGCAGGTTGATCACACCGAACAATCCGATGATAAAAGCGAGTGACTTAAACTGATCTGGAAACAGCCCTGCCCCAAAAACGATTAAGCCGTACGCCCCAATTTTCAAAAGAATTCCTGAGTGAAGCATAACGATCGGCGGTGGCGCTTGAACGTGGACCTTTACCATCCAAGAGTGAAGCGGTGCAACAGGCAGCTTCACGGCAAACGCAACGAGCAGAGCGATCAGCATTCCCATCTTAAAATCCTTTGTGATGTTCATTTCGTTCAGTTCAGATTGTGGAAGCGAGAATGTGTAAGCAAGCTGCTCAAAATTCAATGTCCCCGTCTTCATGAACATCGCCACAAACGCGATTAGAAGGATGGCTGAACCGACTCCGTTATAGATTAAAAAACTGTAAGCTGCTTTTTCTTTTTCAAGATAACCCCAGCGTCCGATGAGGAAGAACATCGGTATGAGTGTGATCTCAAAGAAAATAAAGAACAAAAATAAATTTTGGGCAGCGAATACGCCAATCATGCCCATCTCAAGCAAGAAGAATAAAATGAAATAACTCTTCCAATCCTTTTTAATCGAAAACGATGCTATAGCAGCTAGTACGCTAACAACCGTTGTTAGTAAGATAAGTACCATCGATAGACCGTTAACTCCGACTTCATAAAAGATCGGATAGGTCACATCACCGTTCGATTGAAAGACTTCATAAGAAACCCACTGAAACTTCTCAGCGAGTTGAAGACCTTTACTCGACATATTAAAGGCCGACAATGTAACAAGTGCGGTACCTAGCGGAAACAACGTACCTAAGATACCAATCCATTTAATCGATTTCTCATCTTGAGACGGAGTAAAAATCAAAACCAAAACGCCTAACAACGGGGAAAGGATTAAGATCGATAGAAGCCATGTGTTCATGTGAAGTACCCCCCTGTTAATGCGACGATCAGCAATAAAATCACGATGCCAAAAATGGCGAACGTCCCGTAAGATTGAACCTGCCCGTTTTGCAGGCGCGAGCCTATCTTACTCAGCCCTTGAACACCACTTACAACAGCTGCCACGAGTCCGTCCACGATATATCTATCAAACAAGATACCAAGTTTGCTCAAACCTTTCGTTCCTTTTACGAAGGTGGCGTCATACCCCTCATCCACGTACCATTTGTTGTAGATGACGTTGCTGAGCCCAGGTAGGGATCTTGTAATCCAGTCGCGAGAAAGCGATCCTTTTTGGTAGATCAGATAAGCTAGCCCGATTCCTAATAAAGACGCTGCTGTTGCCACGATCGGAATCCAGCTTGGACCGTGATGATCTCCATGCGCAAGTTCAACCGGACCTTCAGCTAAGTAATCCGTTAAAAACGTACCGAACCACGCTGTGTTCAGGTAACCAGCAACAATCGCCAAAACACCTAAAACAATCATAGGAAGCGTCATGACACTCGGTGATTCATGTACGTCACTTTGATCACCGCGCGGCTTTCCTGTAAACACAAGGAAAAATAGACGGAACATATAAAACGCCGTCATGAAAGCTGCAACGAGTGCCAGCCAAAACAATCCGTAACGGCCATCTGCGTAGGTACTGGCTAAAATTTCGTCTTTTGAAAAGAAACCGGATAGAAGCGGAACCCCTGAGATGGCAAGTGCACCAATTAAAAAGAGAGGTCCTGTCAACCGGAGCTTTTTCCAAAGTCCACCCATCTCTTCTATGTTTTGTGTATGTACAGCATGAATAACGCTTCCTGCAGCTAAGAACAATAACGCTTTAAAGAATGCGTGCGTTGTTAAGTGGAAGATGCCCGCCACATAACCCGATGCCCCAAGTGCGAGCATCATGTATCCGAGCTGACTGACTGTGGAGTACGCCAACACGCGTTTGATGTCTTTTTGCATAAGACCGATCGATGCCGCAAAGATTGCTGTGACTCCTCCGACTACAGCAACAACTGTTAAAGCTGTTTCTGAAGCTTGGAAGAGAGGATACATCGCAGCGACCAAATATACTCCTGCCGCGACCATCGTTGCCGCATGAATAAGCGCGGATACGGGTGTTGGGCCTTCCATCGCGTCCGGAAGCCACGTATGAAGAGGCAGCTGGCCGGATTTTCCGATCGCTCCTACAAAGATACATAAAGCCGTAAGTGTCAGCATGCCAGAAGATATATCACCATTTCGAACTGAAGCAAAAATTTCGTCATATTCAAAACTACCAACCTGCCAAAATAGCAAAACCATTCCTATAAAAAGACCAACGTCCCCGATTCGGGTCATAACAAATGCCTTTTTCGCAGCAGCTTTTGCTTCTGGTTTAAAATAGTAGAATCCGATCAACAAGAAAGAACCGAGACCTACTAATTCCCAAAACATATAGAGCTGTAATAGATTTGGAGAAAGAACGAGTCCTAGCATCGCAAACGAAAACAATCCTAAATACGCAAAGAATACAGGAAACCGTTCATCGCCATGCATGTACCCTTTTGAATAAAGGTGTACAAGAAAGCTGACGAGTGAAACGATTACAAGCATAAGAGCATTAAGCGGATTGACTTCATAGCCCATCGTGATGGCACGCTCACCAATCTCAAACCAAGTGCCTTCCACCTTAATTCCGTCTCCCTGCCACACTGCAATCCAAACCCCAATGGATAGAATGAGCGATAATCCGGTTAGAAGCACACCGATCCAGGCGGTGCTCTCACTTTTTGATTTTCTGAAAATCAGCAATAAAACGAAGGATAAAAGCGGGAACAACGGTATAAGCCAACTATTCTGCAACATAATCGTCCATCTCCTTCCTTATCACTTCATCGTATCCATCTCATCCACGTTGACCGTCTGTCTGTTGCGGTACAGTGCTATGAGAATCGCAAGTCCGACTGCCGCTTCTGCCGCAGCAACCGTGATCGTAAACAGTGAAAAGATCTGACCTGTTAATCCAGGATTTATAGAATATTTGGCAAATGCCACGAGATTAATATTTACTGCATTCAGCATTAATTCGATCGAAATCAGTACGATGACTGCATTCCGTTTGGTTAATGCTCCAAACAAACCGATACAGAACAGAATCAAGGCAAGCGTCAAGTAAGCTGCTAAAGGAACAGAGCTCATTTTTTCGCCTCCTTTTCATCGTCATCCCGCTTTGCCAGAATGATAGAACCGATCAACGCAACAAGCAGCAAGACAGATGTTAACTCGAACGGAATCACATAATGCGAATACAGCTCGATTCCGATCTTTTTCGTATTATCGATGTGAAGCTCTGCGTTCTGCTGACCAAAATCAAGGTCTTTGATCTTGCCGTACATGATGAAAAAGAAAAGTCCGATCGCAAGCCCTGTTAAGATGACTTTCAGCCGCGGTGCACGTTTTTCTTTTTCCTGATGACGTGTGAGCATGATCCCGAACAACATGATGATCGTGATAGCTCCTGAATAGATCAGAACCTGCACGACGGCTACGAACTCTGCTGATAGTGTGATGTAGATTCCTGCAATGGCAATGAACGTAAAAATAAGAGCAACAACCATATGAACGACATTGGATAGGTTGATAAGAAGAACGCCGCCGGCAATGGCTGTTAAGGCGAGAAAGAAAAATGCGATCATTTCACCGGTCATGCTTTGTTCTCCTTTCTAACATTCTCGTCGTTCTCATCGAGCCACTCGAGGTTTTTGAATAGTTCATCACGGCTGTATTCAGCAAGCTCGAACTGATTTGTCATGACGATTGCTTCAGTCGGACAGACTTCTGTACATAAGTCGCATAGTATGCAGATTTCAAAGTTAATATCGTACGTATCGATGATCTTCCCTTTTTTCGCAGGATCTGGATGTGGTTTACCTGTTAACTGGATGCAGTCGGTCGGGCAGATCTGCGCGCATTGGTTACAGACGATGCATTTTTCGGGATAGAATTTTTGAATGCCGCGGAATCGGTCAGGCATTTGAATCGGCACGTCTGGATAGCTGGTTGTGACGTTTTGCTTTGTGAGGTTTTTGACGGTATAGCTTAAACCTTTTACAAGACCTTTCATCCTGAGATCACGCTCCTTATGCGTTGGTCTTTCGATTAAAAAACTTTTTGAGTGATTGTGCTCTGTTGTTTATGAAAGTGTTGATTTCCGTTTCAGGTGCTCTGTAGCATTTTGAAAGTGTTGATCTCCGCTCCAGGTTGCTCGCTTTCCGGGGGGCGTGCGGTGAGCCTCTTAGTGCCTTGCACTGTTAAGAGTCTCACCTGTCCCGCTGATCCCCCAGGAGTCTCGCACCTTGCGCTCCAATCAAGTATTCGAGGAAGTAAGTTTGCAATACTTCCAAATATTTATTTGCCTAACCTTAGAGATTCAAAGCGGTGGGTAAGGTCATTCTATAAGAATGTTT from Bacillus sp. E(2018) encodes the following:
- a CDS encoding NADH-quinone oxidoreductase subunit J produces the protein MTGEMIAFFFLALTAIAGGVLLINLSNVVHMVVALIFTFIAIAGIYITLSAEFVAVVQVLIYSGAITIIMLFGIMLTRHQEKEKRAPRLKVILTGLAIGLFFFIMYGKIKDLDFGQQNAELHIDNTKKIGIELYSHYVIPFELTSVLLLVALIGSIILAKRDDDEKEAKK
- the nuoN gene encoding NADH-quinone oxidoreductase subunit NuoN, with the translated sequence MDLDTLLSFHWGVMLPEFIILGVATLLSVIDLFMKKESSRKPLAWLAGAGILAALIAIFMQLDIEVTSILYDTYRLDSFSKAFKILLLLGTLLVIVLSSHYKKEDLEENRGEFYYLLLAALLGAMMMASSADLITLFVGLELLSLSSYVMAGLERRNKRSNESAFKYIVSGGISTAITLFGMSYIFGLTGETNLFKIAENMGNVELLEHSFLIVFAFIITFAGLTFKIAAAPLHMWAPDVYEGAPVPVTAFLSVVSKTAGFVILLRVIIICFIAAPGIDSEPILLQVQPYVMVLAAATMIIGNVTALRQRNIKRMFAYSSIAQAGYILVPFVSNSSLLFELIWFYLLAYLFMNIGAFTVIQLLTSQEGSNDIGIFRGLFRRSPWLAVPMTFFILSLAGIPITAGFIGKFGIFMGALGLEQPQYWLAAVMMATTLVSYVYYFNIIAIMFFRDSEGTKVSIPGGMAAVLAFCTASVLILGVMPDLALDFFYGNFDVNEFFMQIETEVHTHDH
- a CDS encoding NADH-quinone oxidoreductase subunit M encodes the protein MNTWLLSILILSPLLGVLVLIFTPSQDEKSIKWIGILGTLFPLGTALVTLSAFNMSSKGLQLAEKFQWVSYEVFQSNGDVTYPIFYEVGVNGLSMVLILLTTVVSVLAAIASFSIKKDWKSYFILFFLLEMGMIGVFAAQNLFLFFIFFEITLIPMFFLIGRWGYLEKEKAAYSFLIYNGVGSAILLIAFVAMFMKTGTLNFEQLAYTFSLPQSELNEMNITKDFKMGMLIALLVAFAVKLPVAPLHSWMVKVHVQAPPPIVMLHSGILLKIGAYGLIVFGAGLFPDQFKSLAFIIGLFGVINLLYGAFLALTQRDMKRVLAYSSVSHMGIVLIGLAALNEAGMTGAVFQVVSHGLISALLFFLVGVLYERGGSSQLKDFGGVAKRMPIFAGVLLAGGLASLGLPGMSGFISEFMAFLGLFETMPVLAAIGTLGLILTAVYVLRAVLAITFGTEKELSNAYDLSSTERIPAFILLAAILFIGIYPAWLSDMLRPTLDSILLGLGG
- the nuoK gene encoding NADH-quinone oxidoreductase subunit NuoK, whose protein sequence is MSSVPLAAYLTLALILFCIGLFGALTKRNAVIVLISIELMLNAVNINLVAFAKYSINPGLTGQIFSLFTITVAAAEAAVGLAILIALYRNRQTVNVDEMDTMK
- the nuoI gene encoding NADH-quinone oxidoreductase subunit NuoI, producing MKGLVKGLSYTVKNLTKQNVTTSYPDVPIQMPDRFRGIQKFYPEKCIVCNQCAQICPTDCIQLTGKPHPDPAKKGKIIDTYDINFEICILCDLCTEVCPTEAIVMTNQFELAEYSRDELFKNLEWLDENDENVRKENKA
- the nuoL gene encoding NADH-quinone oxidoreductase subunit L; protein product: MLQNSWLIPLFPLLSFVLLLIFRKSKSESTAWIGVLLTGLSLILSIGVWIAVWQGDGIKVEGTWFEIGERAITMGYEVNPLNALMLVIVSLVSFLVHLYSKGYMHGDERFPVFFAYLGLFSFAMLGLVLSPNLLQLYMFWELVGLGSFLLIGFYYFKPEAKAAAKKAFVMTRIGDVGLFIGMVLLFWQVGSFEYDEIFASVRNGDISSGMLTLTALCIFVGAIGKSGQLPLHTWLPDAMEGPTPVSALIHAATMVAAGVYLVAAMYPLFQASETALTVVAVVGGVTAIFAASIGLMQKDIKRVLAYSTVSQLGYMMLALGASGYVAGIFHLTTHAFFKALLFLAAGSVIHAVHTQNIEEMGGLWKKLRLTGPLFLIGALAISGVPLLSGFFSKDEILASTYADGRYGLFWLALVAAFMTAFYMFRLFFLVFTGKPRGDQSDVHESPSVMTLPMIVLGVLAIVAGYLNTAWFGTFLTDYLAEGPVELAHGDHHGPSWIPIVATAASLLGIGLAYLIYQKGSLSRDWITRSLPGLSNVIYNKWYVDEGYDATFVKGTKGLSKLGILFDRYIVDGLVAAVVSGVQGLSKIGSRLQNGQVQSYGTFAIFGIVILLLIVALTGGYFT